ACCTTAAATCTCTTTTATAATCTTTAATGTTTTTTCCGCTTCTTTTCTGTTAAGTTTCTCAATAGCAAAGCCAGCATGAACAATTACATAATCACCTTTTTTTACATTACTCAAAAACTGGATATTTATTTCTTTAATAATACCNNNNNNNNNNTACCACCACACTCCACAATTGCATTCTCTCCTTCCACCTTTACTACTTTCATAGGAATTGCGAGGCACATAAGATTAAGAGTAAAAATTTTAATTTTGTTTTTGATATTATACCATAACAGGTAAAGAAAAATGAGGAAAGTTATTCAAAAATAATAAAGATTCTCACCCTCCCCTTACTCCCCTCTAAGGGAGGGGAGAAAAAAGAAAAATCCTCCCCATATGAGGGGGGAGGGTGCTGGTGCGACGAGTAAGGAGCACCGTATAGCACGCCCGCCGAGTTGGTGAGGCGGGTGACCGAAGCCCGTCAGGGCAAGACGGGTGAGGGTGAGAACCTTTACTTTCCCCCTCATCCTTCCCTTCTCCCGCGAGGGGAGAAGGAATAATACTCTCTATCCACACCTTACATATTCCCCCCTCATATAGGGAGGATATGTCAGTCCTCATCTTTAAGGAGGATATTACTTTTCTCCTATTTAAATTTTGACTCTGTGAACTTTTTCCCGAAGAAGTTTGCAGACAGACATCCTTCTTTCGGACATATCTCCACACACCTTAAACACATAATACAACCATTCTGATTGTAAACACCATCAGAATTCTTCTCGTACATCTCTTTAAGCCCCATAGGACAGGCATCAGCACAGAGACCACATTTATTACAACTTATTGTTTTTTTCTTTAGTTCAATCCCTGCCCCTTTATTGAAGAAAGAGTTTATAAGTCCCACAGGACATAGATGGCACCATATCCGCCTCCCGAAATAAAATGCTGCAAGGAAGATACCCATAACAATCCATGCGAGAAGTGTAAACATTGTAGTAATGGTGGTTTCAAAGTCCTTCCAGTTTGGTTTTATCAACCCGAACACAGGACATATCAGCCGTGCAGGACATATCTGACAGTAAGGTAAGAACCAGTAACACTGAAATCTTGCGAAGTTAGGCATCCCTATAAGACCTGAAATAAAAAAAGCAATGCCCATTATCCCGTAGGATGAAAACCGCAAGCCAGACCTGAACCCATCAGGAAACCGTTTTGCAGGGATATTCATTTTCTTACGGATAGAGGTAATAAAGTCACCGATACTACCAATAGGACATATCCATCCACACCACATCCTTCCAAAGAGAAAACATAGAAAAGCAAACAGTGTTAAGTGTGGTAGTAGATATTTTATGTGTGTTTGCCATGTAAGATTTTCAGAAACAAAGTGGAATATGCATGCCTTGAAAAGTCCTCCTTTGGGATTAAATCTGCATACAAGCGATGGTGGATAATTTTCAAGTACAGGATTGTCTCCTGAAGGCCAGAGTATAGAGCCCTGTTTAAACTGGGTCGTGGATACAGAACCTTCAGGTGGTTTCAGAGCAGGAAATAGCGGTTTACCTGTTTCTGTATGTAGCCGTGTCTTGAAAATATAACCACCATATATAAGCAAGATAAGGGATATTATCTGAACAATTCTCCTGATAAAAGTAACCTTATTTCTCATCTTTCCTTTTGTCCTTCCTCCTTCTCCCTCTCCCTTAAGGGGAGAGGGGTGCTGGGTGAGGGTGAGAATTTTCCTTTACTTTCCACCCCCACCTATTTTTCCTCCCACCTCATATGGGGAGGACTATCTGTAGCATCCTCTCTTACAGGGTGAGGGTGAACCCTTTTAAGTATTCTTCACTGCCCTGTATAAAGTTAAAAATATAATCAGCCCCATAGGCACAACGTACCAGTAATATCTTACATCAGGACTTTTATCTACCTTCACAAGAAGTTCTCCTACAGGAATATCTATTGTTTCACTTGTCTGCGGTGTTTTGCCTATAGAAGCACTTATTATTGGAAGTACTGCTGTTTGAGAGAATTTTTTTCTCCTCTTTACATCACTACCATAGGAGATTACATACCTTCTCTGCTTTCCTGTGTTTGCAGGAAACAATATCTCTGCTTCAAGTACAGAACCGTCAGGCCAGTTATCTGTAATGGTAATTTTTGAAGATATTTCTTCCTTTGTATTAATATCTATTACACAGATATTATCCTCAGAATTTACTGTTCCCGGAGGGAAAGACATCTTTCCACTTATATAAAAATCACCTTTTACAGCAGGATAAGAAAAATCCACATATAGATTTTCCCCTGCTATAGTTAAAGAAATTCCTGTGAGAAAAAAAATAAATAAAATTATATTTTTCATCAAGGTAAGAGGACAACCTTCCCCATCTCTTTTTCCTGGTGGTATCCAGAGGAATCCATAGCCCAGAAACTTGTTTCTTTATTTCCACTTGCCTTTATTCTATTAATCCTTATATCCCATACTTCTTTTTCTTTAGGTGTCTTAATCAGATGAAGTGGTATGGCAATCTCCATAGACCAGTATGTCTCTTTCTTTATCCCTTCCCACTTTATCTCTGATGCATCCCACTGAGAGACCTGTTTTGCTGAATCATATTTCTTATATATTGGTGTACCAGAAGGAGAAAAAGACATAATGAAACCATTGCCATTTCCTGCTGGTGAGATAATTATCTCTACACGGTCTTCAGAAGAAAGTTTTTCTACATCCTCATCCCTGCAGAAGACCCCTATGTAAAGATTA
This genomic window from bacterium contains:
- a CDS encoding HypC/HybG/HupF family hydrogenase formation chaperone gives rise to the protein MSNVKKGDYVIVHAGFAIEKLNRKEAEKTLKIIKEI
- a CDS encoding 4Fe-4S binding protein, translated to MRNKVTFIRRIVQIISLILLIYGGYIFKTRLHTETGKPLFPALKPPEGSVSTTQFKQGSILWPSGDNPVLENYPPSLVCRFNPKGGLFKACIFHFVSENLTWQTHIKYLLPHLTLFAFLCFLFGRMWCGWICPIGSIGDFITSIRKKMNIPAKRFPDGFRSGLRFSSYGIMGIAFFISGLIGMPNFARFQCYWFLPYCQICPARLICPVFGLIKPNWKDFETTITTMFTLLAWIVMGIFLAAFYFGRRIWCHLCPVGLINSFFNKGAGIELKKKTISCNKCGLCADACPMGLKEMYEKNSDGVYNQNGCIMCLRCVEICPKEGCLSANFFGKKFTESKFK